In Mycteria americana isolate JAX WOST 10 ecotype Jacksonville Zoo and Gardens chromosome 23, USCA_MyAme_1.0, whole genome shotgun sequence, a single window of DNA contains:
- the PPP2R2A gene encoding serine/threonine-protein phosphatase 2A 55 kDa regulatory subunit B alpha isoform — MAGAGGGNDIQWCFSQVKGAVDDDVAEADIISTVEFNHSGELLATGDKGGRVVIFQQEQENKTQSHSRGEYNVYSTFQSHEPEFDYLKSLEIEEKINKIRWLPQKNAAQFLLSTNDKTIKLWKISERDKRPEGYNLKEEDGRYRDPTTVTTLRVPVFRPMDLMVEASPRRIFANAHTYHINSISINSDYETYLSADDLRINLWHLEITDRSFNIVDIKPANMEELTEVITAAEFHPNSCNTFVYSSSKGTIRLCDMRASALCDRHSKLFEEPEDPSNRSFFSEIISSISDVKFSHSGRYMMTRDYLSVKIWDLNMENRPVETYQVHEYLRSKLCSLYENDCIFDKFECCWNGSDSIVMTGSYNNFFRMFDRNTKRDITLEASRENNKPRTVLKPRKVCASGKRKKDEISVDSLDFNKKILHTAWHPKENIIAVATTNNLYIFQDKMN; from the exons CGGATATAATTTCTACAGTAGAATTTAACCATTCTGGAGAGTTGTTAGCAACAGGAGACAAAGGAGGTAGAGTTGTCATCTTTCAACAGGAGCAGGAG AACAAAACCCAGTCTCACAGTAGAGGAGAATACAATGTTTACAGTACCTTTCAAAGCCATGAACCAGAGTTTGACTACTTGAAAAGTTTAGAAATTGAAGAGAAGATCAACAAAATTAGGTGGTTACCCCAGAAAAATGCTGCTCAGTTTTTATTGTCTACAAATG ataaAACAATAAAGTTATGGAAAATCAGTGAGAGGGACAAAAGACCAGAGGGTTACAATTTAAAGGAAGAAGATGGACGGTATAGGGATCCTACTACAGTTACAACACTACGG GTGCCAGTATTCAGGCCCATGGACCTCATGGTTGAAGCTAGTCCACGAAGAATATTTGCCAATGCTCACACATATCACATCAATTCCATCTCCATTAATAGCGATTATGAAACGTACTTATCTGCAGATGACTTGCGGATTAACCTGTGGCACCTAGAAATTACAGACAGAAGTTTTA ATATTGTAGATATTAAGCCTGCCAACATGGAAGAGCTCACAGAAGTGATAACGGCTGCAGAGTTCCACCCAAACAGCTGTAATACATTTGTATACAGCAGCAGTAAAGGAACGATTCGTCTCTGTGATATGAGAGCATCGGCACTCTGTGACAGACACTCAAAAT TGTTTGAAGAACCAGAAGATCCTAGCAACAgatcatttttctctgaaatcatCTCTTCCATATCTGATGTCAAATTTAGCCATAGTGGTCGATATATGATGACTAGAGATTACCTGTCAGTGAAGATCTGGGATTTAAACATGGAAAATAGACCTGTGGAAACATACCAG gtgcaTGAATACCTCAGAAGTAAACTTTGTTCACTGTATGAGAATGATTGCATTTTTGACAAATTTGAATGCTGTTGGAATGGATCAGACAG CATTGTCATGACAGGATCTTACAACAACTTCTTCAGAATGTTTGACAGAAACACAAAGCGAGACATCACCTTAGAGGCATCCCGGGAAAACAATAAACCCCGTACCGTTTTGAAGCCACGTAAAGTATGCGCAAGCGGTAAGCGAAAGAAGGATGAAATCAGTGTTGACAGCCTAGACTTCAACAAGAAGATTCTACACACAGCCTGGCATCCTAAGGAAAACATCATTGCTGTAGCTACTACAAACAACTTGTATATATTTCAAGACAAAATGAATTAG